A window of Candidatus Neomarinimicrobiota bacterium contains these coding sequences:
- the rpsJ gene encoding 30S ribosomal protein S10 — protein MPGQKIRISLKAYDHNLLDKSAKRIVATAKATGAVVRGPIPLPAQRTVYTVLRSPHVNKKSREQFEATVHKRLIDILNSTSKTVDALMKLELPAGIDIEIKV, from the coding sequence GTGCCTGGACAAAAAATAAGAATAAGTTTAAAAGCTTACGATCATAATTTACTTGATAAAAGCGCAAAAAGAATAGTAGCTACAGCAAAAGCAACAGGGGCAGTGGTACGAGGTCCCATACCCCTTCCTGCTCAACGTACTGTATATACTGTTTTAAGGTCGCCTCACGTGAATAAGAAGAGTAGGGAGCAATTCGAGGCAACAGTTCATAAGAGATTGATAGATATACTTAATTCGACTTCAAAGACAGTTGATGCTTTGATGAAGCTAGAATTACCGGCAGGAATTGATATTGAAATAAAAGTTTAA